In Anaerolineae bacterium, one genomic interval encodes:
- a CDS encoding glycosyltransferase family 39 protein: protein MSWWRASRPDRQDIRAALLLALPLLAAGLATGWAFPAQTDEAKFHWGVIQEFARAWPQVPWQDYHSATGPLPYILWAAWGRVFGLTLPALRVLTTLVSYAGFLAFYRLARRQGYPMPLLAGLVLALSPYVFLHSFTIYTVNVGLVFAVLAMGWYLEAGAKGWRALLAGGLSATLAVYCRQHYLFLPAGAGIWWLGRVVRRRRLTWGAAGEALAIALPALLVIPLLVTWGGLVPPSMQGLHPLRLHPEHVMFMLIFAGLYAAPAAWTAWPTVWRARRQAAWLILALPLFVLFRPAFGPGAPDTAEGIILHALDLVHGAAGPAIPWLMEGLLWLNGLVIGWAWWVREGRRPDDKAWMLWGWTAVFAGLVGISDYVGERFFALWMPVLVLLVDPLLGERRFLRLVWLAGMAGMTAAYCILKMSAGAG, encoded by the coding sequence ATGTCATGGTGGCGCGCAAGCCGGCCTGACCGGCAGGATATACGGGCGGCCCTTCTGCTGGCCCTGCCCCTGCTGGCGGCCGGCCTGGCCACAGGTTGGGCCTTCCCGGCGCAGACGGATGAGGCCAAGTTCCATTGGGGGGTGATCCAGGAGTTTGCCCGGGCCTGGCCGCAGGTGCCCTGGCAGGATTATCACTCGGCGACCGGCCCCCTGCCCTATATTCTGTGGGCAGCCTGGGGGCGCGTCTTCGGGTTGACCCTGCCGGCTCTGCGGGTGCTGACCACGCTGGTGAGCTACGCCGGCTTCCTGGCGTTCTACCGGCTGGCGCGCCGGCAGGGCTATCCCATGCCCCTGCTGGCCGGCCTGGTCCTGGCGCTCTCGCCCTATGTGTTCCTGCACAGCTTCACGATTTACACGGTGAACGTGGGGCTGGTCTTCGCGGTGCTGGCAATGGGCTGGTACCTGGAGGCCGGCGCAAAGGGGTGGCGTGCCCTGCTGGCCGGCGGGCTGTCCGCTACCCTGGCTGTCTACTGCCGCCAGCATTACCTGTTCCTGCCGGCCGGCGCAGGGATATGGTGGCTGGGACGGGTGGTGCGCAGGCGCCGGCTGACGTGGGGCGCGGCCGGCGAGGCGCTGGCTATCGCTCTGCCGGCGCTGTTGGTGATACCCCTGCTGGTGACGTGGGGTGGGCTGGTGCCGCCGTCCATGCAGGGACTGCATCCCCTGCGCCTGCACCCGGAACATGTGATGTTTATGCTGATCTTCGCCGGCCTGTACGCGGCGCCGGCGGCATGGACAGCCTGGCCGACGGTGTGGAGGGCGCGGCGGCAGGCGGCCTGGCTGATATTGGCCCTGCCGTTGTTCGTGCTGTTCCGGCCGGCGTTCGGCCCGGGGGCGCCGGATACCGCCGAGGGGATTATCCTGCACGCATTGGACCTGGTCCACGGAGCGGCCGGGCCGGCGATCCCCTGGCTGATGGAAGGGCTGTTGTGGCTGAACGGCCTGGTCATCGGATGGGCCTGGTGGGTGCGGGAGGGCCGCCGGCCCGATGATAAGGCATGGATGCTGTGGGGCTGGACGGCGGTCTTCGCCGGCCTGGTGGGGATATCGGATTACGTGGGGGAGCGCTTTTTCGCTCTCTGGATGCCGGTGCTGGTCCTGCTGGTGGACCCCCTGCTGGGGGAGCGGCGCTTCCTGCGGCTGGTATGGCTGGCCGGCATGGCCGGCATGACCGCGGCCTACTGTATCTTGAAGATGTCCGCCGGCGCGGGATGA
- a CDS encoding class I SAM-dependent methyltransferase: MGAGWRRRLNAWWERSWFEPEHLEKALLERGLKEASEFAGGLLLDVGCGQRRHAHLFLPRVRRYVGLDYPPVSGDIWAAAGGEQADIWADGQRLPIASHAVDTVLCTQVLEHVPEPAQMMREIARVLRPGGYALITVPQEWGLHQEPFDYYRYTRYGLAYLAEQAGLEVVLLQPRGGFWAMMAQRWSAYLYDVTCRPLRRRGRRAAFALCAALILPWVALTQLAGLALDRLQPLERNTLGYVMVARKPA; this comes from the coding sequence CGGAGCATCTGGAGAAGGCCCTGCTGGAACGCGGCCTGAAAGAGGCCAGCGAGTTCGCCGGCGGGCTTCTGCTGGATGTGGGCTGTGGACAGCGCCGGCATGCCCATTTGTTCCTGCCCCGGGTGCGGCGGTATGTGGGCCTGGATTATCCGCCGGTCTCGGGGGATATCTGGGCCGCGGCCGGCGGCGAGCAGGCCGATATCTGGGCCGATGGCCAGCGCCTGCCCATCGCTTCGCACGCGGTGGACACCGTGCTGTGCACCCAGGTGCTGGAGCATGTGCCGGAGCCGGCGCAGATGATGCGCGAGATCGCCCGCGTCCTGCGGCCCGGCGGATACGCGCTGATCACTGTGCCGCAGGAGTGGGGCCTGCACCAGGAGCCGTTCGATTACTACCGCTATACGCGCTACGGCCTGGCCTATCTGGCGGAGCAGGCCGGCCTGGAGGTGGTCCTGCTCCAGCCGCGCGGCGGCTTCTGGGCCATGATGGCCCAGCGCTGGAGCGCCTATCTGTATGATGTGACCTGCCGGCCCCTGCGCCGGCGCGGCCGGCGGGCGGCGTTCGCATTGTGTGCGGCGCTGATCCTGCCCTGGGTGGCGCTGACGCAGTTGGCCGGCCTGGCGCTGGACCGCTTACAGCCTCTGGAGAGGAATACACTGGGCTATGTCATGGTGGCGCGCAAGCCGGCCTGA